A genomic stretch from Aedes albopictus strain Foshan chromosome 2, AalbF5, whole genome shotgun sequence includes:
- the LOC134287568 gene encoding uncharacterized protein LOC134287568, protein MDQSYKSKFNKFKCSAKINNPKCNRHNLRGMSLRLIDKIHSMGYTHEIDESMSICESCRGLISHNRSPNTKKRRSDGNDETMQPSFSGQQHHDVPEPEPSTSGQQIEHELDMVPSIPSLESIPSTDQLQGPHNIEKFNTIAETLSLSPISSRNMRSMEYRINKSLQITKAVRKNIFGIDSTDVGKVEAYDEIIMQLKDKFNHPTTDRSEQIKILSVLPKSWSVNKITREFNAPMYMARQVKDLVDEQGILCTTEKRRGHGIDDDTKQIVREFFDDNDISRPMPGTNDFVSEVRNGKKQQVQKRLLMMSLKEAYMIFVDMYKTVNIGFTVFTQLRPKHCILLDSTGIHNVCICTIHENVNLMFNSIRIVSQDEIIQKMLCDISTRTDNCFFRACEKCACNEHIEEELTLILESNDKEEIIFQQWLNTDRCNLETIIKPVDEFVPYLVDKIDKLITHDFIHKQQSSFLRNKKDTLKDDEILAICDFSENYSFIIQNAAQGYHWNNSQATHLKFTI, encoded by the exons atggatcaatcgtataaatcaaaattcaacaaattcaagtgcagtgcaaaaataaacaatccaaagtgcaaccgtcataatctacggggcatgtcattaagattgatagataaaattcattccatgggatatacacatgaaatcgacgaatcgatgagtatttgtgagtcatgtcgtggattgataagtcacaacagaagcccgaatacgaaaaaacgccgatcggatggaaacgacgaaactatgcaaccatcatttagtgggcagcaacatcatgatgttccagaaccagaaccgtcaacgagtggtcaacaaatcgaacatgagctgg atatggtaccatctattccatcattggagtcaattccgtcaacagatcaactacagggtccccataatattgagaagtttaataccattgctgaaacattgagtttatcgccaatctcatctagaaacatgagaagtatggaatatcgcataaacaaatcattgcagattacgaaagcagttcgaaaaaatatcttcggaatagattcaacggatgttggcaaagtggaggcgtatgacgagataattatgcagttaaaggataagttcaatcaccctacaactgacagaagcgaacagattaaaatactatctgtacttcctaagtcttggtcggtaaataaaatcacaagagagtttaacgcaccaatgtatatggcgaggcaggtgaaggatcttgttgatgaacagggtattctttgtaccaccgaaaaaagaagggggcatggtattgatgacgatacaaaacaaatagtaagagaattttttgatgataatgatatcagcaggccaatgccaggaacaaatgattttgtttctgaggttcgaaatggaaaaaaacaacaagttcaaaaacgacttttgatgatgtcgctcaaagaggcttatatgatttttgtagatatgtacaaaactgtgaatattggtttcacagtatttacacagttgcgaccaaagcattgtattttacttgattctactggtatacataatgtatgcatatgtactattcatgaaaatgtaaatttaatgttcaacagtataagaattgtgtcacaagatgaaataatacaaaaaatgctttgcgatatttccaccagaacagataattgctttttccgtgcttgtgaaaagtgtgcttgtaatgaacacattgaagaggaacttacattgatattagaatcaaatgacaaagaagagattatatttcagcagtggttgaatactgatcgctgtaatttagaaacgattattaaacctgttgatgaatttgttccgtatcttgttgataaaattgacaaacttataacacacgactttattcataaacaacaatcatcatttctcagaaataaaaaagatacattaaaggatgatgaaattcttgcgatttgtgatttctctgaaaactattcattcataattcaaaacgctgctcaaggatatcattggaacaactcgcaagcaacccatttgaaatttactatatga